The Hydrogenimonas thermophila genome includes a window with the following:
- the mog gene encoding molybdopterin adenylyltransferase encodes MDQIKVGVVTASDRASAGIYDDISGVAIMDTLKEYLQNEIEFVYRCIPDEQSEIEKALKELAYDEECDLIVTTGGTGPAPRDVTPEATEAVCQKMMPGFGELMRQVSLQYVPTAILSRQTAGICNKSLIINLPGKPKSIRECLDAVFPAVPYCIDLIGGRYMVTDENVIKAFRPKGK; translated from the coding sequence ATGGATCAAATTAAAGTTGGAGTCGTAACAGCAAGTGATCGTGCGAGTGCCGGTATTTACGATGATATCTCAGGTGTAGCCATTATGGATACTCTTAAAGAGTATTTGCAAAATGAGATAGAGTTTGTATATCGTTGTATTCCTGATGAACAGAGTGAGATAGAGAAGGCTCTTAAAGAGTTGGCATATGATGAAGAGTGCGACTTAATAGTAACTACCGGTGGAACAGGACCTGCGCCACGTGATGTAACTCCTGAAGCTACTGAAGCAGTTTGTCAAAAAATGATGCCAGGCTTTGGTGAATTGATGCGTCAGGTAAGTTTACAGTATGTACCTACAGCAATTTTAAGTCGTCAAACTGCTGGTATTTGCAATAAAAGTCTTATTATTAACCTTCCTGGAAAACCTAAGTCTATTCGTGAATGTCTTGATGCAGTTTTCCCTGCAGTTCCTTACTGCATAGACCTTATTGGTGGGCGTTATATGGTTACAGATGAAAATGTCATCAAAGCATTTAGACCTAAAGGAAAATAA
- the bioV gene encoding pimelyl-ACP methyl ester esterase BioV, whose protein sequence is MIFFSGFSLKNEEELFYDYLNNVKENPYVVVGFSYGAIKALEFTANSNERIDKLILISPAWFCNKSKAFIKTQLLYYKKDADAYTKTFLKNIAYPANLDLSKYIAPATLFDLEKLLTYQWPSEPFKICKNRDIIIETYLGGKDKIIDAYEAHEFFRQYSESYFFKNVGHILMSL, encoded by the coding sequence ATGATATTTTTTAGTGGTTTCTCCCTGAAAAATGAAGAGGAGCTCTTTTATGATTATTTAAATAATGTAAAAGAGAACCCATACGTTGTAGTTGGCTTTAGTTACGGTGCTATAAAAGCATTGGAGTTTACTGCAAACAGCAATGAGCGAATTGATAAACTCATTTTAATCTCTCCAGCTTGGTTTTGTAATAAAAGTAAAGCATTTATAAAAACCCAGCTTCTCTATTATAAAAAAGATGCTGATGCATACACTAAAACATTTTTAAAAAATATTGCATATCCTGCTAACTTAGATTTAAGTAAATACATTGCACCTGCGACTTTGTTTGACTTGGAAAAACTTTTGACATATCAGTGGCCAAGTGAACCTTTTAAAATCTGTAAAAACAGAGATATAATTATTGAAACCTATCTTGGCGGTAAAGATAAGATTATAGATGCGTATGAAGCTCATGAGTTTTTCAGACAATACTCAGAAAGCTATTTTTTTAAAAATGTAGGACATATTTTAATGTCTTTATGA
- a CDS encoding AAA family ATPase, with protein sequence MEVSKKNRIILIISALFIAIILTIAYLRDKAKTIDASTAENLIENSLVTDAVIDGPYLYFKSGGSLYKVPKDGVDLKKIYNSTAVTIKEENPYIADIITVTVLILLVLYLLRWARKNRELKEQQINEQIQLANELQKPADIHPIISDVTFNDVAGIDDVKEELEEIIDFLKQPQKYRNFGIRMPRGVLLVGPPGVGKTLIAKAVAGEAGVPFFYQSGASFVQIYVGMGAKRVRELFKRAKTMAPAIVFIDEIDAVGKARGGMRNDEREATLNQLLTEMDGFEDSSGVIVIAATNKIEMLDDALLRPGRFDRRVFVSLPNKQERKSILKIYLSNKPHSLDLDEIAEMSVGFSGAALSSLVNEAAIHALKAGKKVIETDDFLAVKDKVLLGKRKILTYSSEEKKIQALYQASKAVAAYWLDVEFEKIGLLSDHFKTSEKEIVSKTEMMNRIKVYLAGNIMMQLHFNEQYTNAAQDLKEARMLAKDMVEHFGMGEKLSAGLHQEDKILEDARLDIEGFVTRMHDSIVKLADEILKCEVVTKNDVRHLLHDIF encoded by the coding sequence TTGGAAGTTTCTAAAAAGAACCGTATTATTTTAATTATTTCTGCACTTTTTATTGCAATTATACTTACTATTGCCTATTTACGAGATAAAGCAAAAACAATTGATGCAAGTACAGCAGAAAACTTAATAGAAAATTCATTGGTAACAGATGCAGTAATAGATGGACCTTATCTATATTTTAAAAGTGGTGGGTCTTTATATAAAGTTCCAAAAGATGGAGTTGATCTTAAAAAGATTTACAACTCAACTGCTGTAACAATTAAAGAAGAAAATCCATATATTGCAGACATTATCACTGTGACTGTTCTTATTTTGCTTGTTTTATATCTACTTAGATGGGCTAGAAAAAATAGAGAATTAAAAGAGCAGCAGATAAACGAGCAGATACAGCTGGCAAATGAACTACAAAAACCTGCAGATATTCATCCTATTATTTCTGATGTAACTTTTAATGATGTAGCAGGCATAGATGATGTCAAAGAGGAGCTTGAAGAGATTATTGACTTTTTAAAGCAACCGCAAAAGTACAGAAACTTTGGCATAAGAATGCCAAGAGGTGTACTTTTGGTAGGTCCTCCTGGTGTTGGAAAGACTTTGATTGCAAAAGCAGTTGCCGGAGAGGCAGGTGTACCATTTTTTTATCAAAGTGGTGCATCTTTTGTCCAAATCTATGTTGGAATGGGAGCAAAACGGGTTCGTGAACTTTTTAAAAGAGCTAAAACAATGGCTCCTGCAATTGTATTTATTGATGAAATAGATGCTGTAGGTAAAGCACGTGGCGGTATGAGAAATGATGAAAGAGAAGCTACTCTCAATCAACTCTTGACTGAAATGGATGGTTTTGAAGATAGCAGCGGTGTTATTGTTATTGCGGCAACTAACAAGATTGAAATGCTTGATGATGCTTTACTTAGACCAGGTCGCTTTGATCGTCGGGTATTTGTATCATTGCCAAATAAACAGGAGAGAAAATCTATCTTAAAAATCTATCTTTCTAATAAACCACACTCACTTGATTTAGATGAAATTGCAGAGATGAGTGTCGGCTTTAGTGGAGCAGCTCTTTCATCTTTAGTAAATGAAGCAGCTATACATGCACTGAAAGCTGGGAAAAAAGTTATTGAAACAGATGACTTTTTAGCAGTAAAAGATAAAGTTTTACTTGGTAAGCGAAAAATATTGACATACAGCAGTGAAGAGAAGAAGATACAAGCACTATATCAAGCATCTAAAGCAGTAGCAGCTTACTGGCTTGATGTAGAGTTTGAAAAGATTGGACTTTTGAGTGATCATTTTAAAACTTCTGAAAAAGAGATTGTCTCTAAAACAGAGATGATGAACCGTATAAAGGTCTATTTAGCTGGAAATATAATGATGCAGTTACATTTTAATGAACAATATACAAATGCTGCACAAGATTTAAAAGAAGCAAGAATGCTAGCCAAAGATATGGTAGAGCATTTTGGAATGGGAGAAAAGCTTTCAGCTGGATTACATCAAGAAGATAAAATCTTAGAAGATGCTCGTTTAGATATAGAGGGGTTTGTTACACGAATGCATGACAGTATCGTAAAACTTGCTGATGAGATTTTAAAGTGTGAAGTTGTTACAAAAAATGATGTAAGGCATCTGCTGCATGATATTTTTTAG
- the mtaB gene encoding tRNA (N(6)-L-threonylcarbamoyladenosine(37)-C(2))-methylthiotransferase MtaB gives MKRVFFKTFGCRTNQFDTQVMMSRLGKYEIADSEEEADVIVVNSCTVTNGADSGVRGYINQVGRKNKDAKIFLTGCGAHTKGEELFKSGKVQGVFGHSEKEKITKFLQSDTPFYEIGDLEHIDSTVVEQFVGKSRAFIKIQEGCDFRCSYCIIPFVRGNARSLDETLILEQIKRLAANGFGEFILTGTNVGSYGKDRGSSIAKLLKRMSLIRGVRRIRIGSLEPIQITDEFKELLDEPWMAKHLHIALQHTSDKMLKLMNRRNEFASDLKLFEEIASHGYAIGTDFIVGHPGEGEEEWSEACERIKLLPLTHIHAFSYSKRDGTPSSTMKEQVPGNIAKARHKELTSIIKAKNYAFRQSVDKPLEVLIESEKDGAYVGLDQYFNKIAVKSSRDIKGEWLTIENYEVAEEINFGSF, from the coding sequence ATGAAGAGGGTTTTCTTTAAGACTTTTGGGTGTCGGACTAATCAGTTTGATACACAGGTTATGATGTCACGGCTTGGTAAATATGAAATTGCTGATAGTGAAGAAGAGGCAGATGTAATAGTTGTAAACTCTTGTACAGTAACAAATGGTGCCGACAGTGGTGTAAGAGGTTACATTAATCAAGTTGGGCGTAAAAACAAAGATGCCAAGATCTTTTTAACCGGTTGTGGAGCTCATACAAAAGGTGAAGAGCTTTTTAAGAGTGGTAAAGTTCAGGGAGTTTTTGGACATAGCGAAAAAGAGAAGATTACAAAGTTTTTGCAAAGTGATACACCATTTTATGAGATAGGTGATTTAGAGCATATAGATTCAACTGTAGTTGAACAATTTGTAGGAAAATCAAGAGCTTTCATAAAGATTCAAGAGGGTTGTGATTTTCGCTGTAGTTACTGCATCATTCCTTTTGTACGAGGTAATGCAAGAAGTCTTGATGAAACCTTGATTTTAGAGCAGATAAAACGTTTAGCAGCAAATGGCTTTGGTGAGTTCATTCTTACAGGTACCAATGTTGGTAGTTATGGAAAAGATAGAGGAAGCTCTATTGCAAAACTTTTAAAGCGTATGAGTCTCATTCGTGGAGTACGTCGTATTCGCATAGGTTCACTAGAGCCTATTCAAATTACAGATGAATTTAAAGAGCTTCTTGATGAACCGTGGATGGCTAAACATTTGCATATAGCACTGCAACATACATCTGACAAAATGTTAAAACTGATGAATCGCAGAAATGAGTTTGCTAGTGATTTAAAACTTTTTGAAGAGATTGCTAGTCATGGGTATGCAATAGGAACTGATTTCATTGTAGGGCATCCTGGTGAAGGTGAAGAGGAGTGGAGTGAAGCCTGTGAGCGTATTAAACTTCTTCCATTAACACATATTCATGCTTTTAGCTACTCAAAAAGGGATGGAACACCAAGCAGTACAATGAAAGAGCAGGTTCCTGGGAATATTGCAAAAGCACGTCATAAAGAGTTGACTTCAATAATAAAAGCAAAAAATTATGCTTTTAGACAAAGTGTTGATAAACCATTAGAGGTTCTCATAGAGAGTGAAAAAGATGGTGCATATGTTGGACTTGATCAATATTTTAACAAAATAGCAGTAAAAAGCAGTCGTGATATAAAAGGTGAGTGGCTCACCATTGAAAATTATGAAGTGGCTGAGGAGATAAATTTTGGAAGTTTCTAA
- a CDS encoding mechanosensitive ion channel domain-containing protein has protein sequence MRFKFFHLILLFYAFALTQNIEASRTINNISENNRSVEQIDEKLLQLSQDLNEINQQINDEGVWQKIYANHLAYIKLNSDIEELKKKIRYYKARGSRKYHTKIQELKLKKSQLEERLKLLEEYKQNPFKTVVKPQEIKDIPTVTNPIAIISAFSFIKQLNEHLLRFENELESLKEFTSLLEKKTAILKEYLELKPDNKDYKQELKQVERELNDALDALSLNETALVVYRKKVDEINLRLTEQIKEQAKKAGTIGFSIAILLLFVLLLKWLIKRTITDNERFYMANKIINFTFVFLVVMILLFAYIENVSYLVTVLGFASAGIAIAMKDWFMSMLGWMVIVVGGSIHVGDRIRVDKDGMKYVGDVLDISLFRITILEDITLTTYLHNRRAGRIIFIPNNYIFTNMIANYSHATLKTVWDGIDFTITFDSNHKKAQLIAKETAKRYAKGYTDITRKQLNKLRARYSLKNTNVEPRVYSFLEENGIRISVWYLTNAYATLTLRSTISSEILDQIKEQEDITITYPSQRIYLEDSGFRSEDLEVRI, from the coding sequence ATGAGATTTAAATTTTTTCATCTTATACTTCTTTTTTATGCATTTGCTTTAACTCAAAATATTGAAGCATCAAGAACTATAAATAATATATCTGAAAACAATCGTTCAGTTGAACAAATAGATGAGAAGTTATTACAGTTAAGTCAGGATTTAAATGAAATAAATCAGCAAATAAATGATGAAGGGGTCTGGCAAAAAATTTATGCGAACCATTTAGCATATATAAAACTAAACTCAGATATAGAAGAGCTAAAGAAGAAGATACGTTACTATAAAGCAAGGGGCAGCAGAAAATATCATACAAAAATTCAGGAGCTAAAATTAAAAAAGTCCCAGCTTGAAGAGAGGTTAAAACTTTTAGAAGAGTATAAACAAAACCCTTTTAAGACAGTTGTAAAGCCTCAAGAGATCAAAGATATTCCAACTGTAACTAATCCAATAGCCATAATAAGTGCATTTTCATTTATTAAACAGTTAAATGAGCATCTTTTAAGATTTGAAAATGAGTTAGAAAGTTTAAAAGAGTTTACATCTTTACTGGAAAAGAAAACTGCTATTTTAAAAGAGTATCTTGAATTAAAACCTGATAATAAAGATTATAAACAGGAACTTAAACAGGTTGAGCGAGAGTTAAATGATGCATTGGACGCATTAAGTTTAAATGAGACTGCTCTAGTTGTTTATAGAAAAAAAGTTGATGAAATAAATCTAAGATTGACTGAACAAATTAAAGAGCAGGCAAAAAAAGCTGGAACTATAGGTTTTTCTATAGCTATTTTACTTCTTTTTGTTCTTCTTCTCAAATGGCTTATAAAACGTACAATTACCGATAATGAACGCTTCTATATGGCTAATAAAATTATAAATTTTACTTTTGTTTTTCTTGTAGTGATGATTTTACTTTTTGCTTATATAGAAAATGTTTCATATCTTGTTACAGTACTTGGATTTGCTTCTGCCGGTATTGCTATTGCAATGAAAGACTGGTTTATGAGTATGCTTGGTTGGATGGTTATAGTTGTAGGTGGCTCTATTCATGTTGGAGACAGGATAAGGGTAGATAAAGATGGTATGAAGTATGTCGGTGATGTTTTAGATATTTCACTCTTTCGTATTACTATACTTGAAGATATTACATTAACTACATATTTGCATAATAGAAGAGCAGGGCGTATAATTTTCATACCAAATAACTATATTTTTACCAATATGATAGCCAACTATTCCCACGCAACCTTAAAAACAGTATGGGATGGAATAGATTTTACTATCACTTTTGATTCAAACCATAAAAAGGCACAACTGATTGCAAAAGAGACAGCAAAGAGGTATGCAAAAGGTTATACAGATATTACAAGAAAACAGTTAAATAAGCTTCGTGCAAGGTATAGTTTGAAAAATACAAATGTTGAGCCTCGCGTTTACTCATTTTTAGAGGAGAATGGAATTAGGATCAGTGTTTGGTACCTTACAAATGCTTATGCCACATTGACATTAAGAAGTACAATTTCATCAGAAATTTTAGATCAAATAAAAGAGCAAGAAGATATAACAATCACCTATCCATCACAACGTATATATTTAGAGGATTCAGGGTTTAGGAGTGAGGATTTAGAGGTTAGGATTTAG
- the aroB gene encoding 3-dehydroquinate synthase, producing the protein MKVSITLPTPPSRDYEIIIDELPSIEIEGKAAIVTNPKVAGLHLQRLLQSVKAKELYIVTIPDGEEYKTMETIEFMLDRFFDHRLDRKSTLIAFGGGVIGDMTGFAASIFQRGIDFIQIPTTLLSQVDASVGGKTGINNRFGKNLVGAFHQPKAVYIDTFWLNTLPKREFSAGIAEIIKMAVMFDADFFDWLEKNDLYEDSNLKEAIKRSVELKARVVNEDEKEKGVRAVLNYGHTFAHVIENFSGYGSYLHGEAVAIGMVMANDLAQEFGYFSTDESERVKELLKKYNLPVSYSIESAEKFYDQFFLDKKSHDNKITFIIPENIGKYKMLSSPEKESVIKVLKKFEKAEGF; encoded by the coding sequence ATGAAAGTATCAATTACTCTTCCTACACCTCCAAGTAGAGATTATGAAATTATTATAGATGAATTACCATCCATTGAAATAGAGGGCAAAGCAGCAATTGTAACAAATCCAAAAGTAGCAGGTCTTCATTTGCAAAGACTTCTTCAATCTGTAAAAGCTAAAGAGCTTTATATTGTGACAATTCCAGATGGAGAAGAGTACAAAACAATGGAGACTATTGAGTTTATGTTAGATCGTTTCTTTGACCATAGGCTTGATAGAAAATCGACTCTTATTGCTTTTGGCGGCGGAGTTATTGGAGATATGACAGGTTTTGCTGCTAGCATTTTTCAACGTGGTATTGATTTTATTCAGATTCCAACTACTCTGTTATCACAGGTTGATGCCAGTGTAGGCGGAAAAACAGGTATCAATAATCGTTTTGGTAAAAACCTTGTAGGAGCTTTTCATCAACCAAAAGCTGTCTATATCGATACTTTTTGGCTTAATACACTTCCAAAAAGAGAGTTTTCAGCAGGAATTGCAGAGATAATCAAAATGGCTGTTATGTTTGATGCAGACTTTTTTGATTGGCTGGAAAAAAATGATCTTTATGAAGATAGCAATCTAAAAGAGGCAATCAAAAGATCTGTTGAGCTAAAAGCTCGTGTTGTTAATGAAGATGAAAAAGAGAAAGGTGTAAGAGCAGTTTTAAACTATGGACACACTTTTGCTCATGTTATTGAAAATTTCAGTGGGTATGGCTCTTATCTTCATGGTGAAGCGGTAGCTATTGGTATGGTAATGGCTAATGATTTGGCACAGGAGTTTGGATATTTTTCTACGGATGAGTCTGAACGTGTAAAAGAGTTACTGAAAAAATATAATTTGCCAGTCAGTTACAGTATAGAGTCAGCTGAAAAGTTTTATGATCAATTTTTTCTAGATAAAAAGAGTCACGATAATAAAATTACTTTTATTATTCCAGAAAATATTGGAAAATATAAGATGTTGTCAAGTCCAGAAAAAGAGTCAGTTATAAAAGTATTAAAAAAATTTGAAAAGGCTGAAGGTTTTTAA
- a CDS encoding COG3400 family protein: protein MKNILILADGIVAKHFLHRISKTFISTNSYTVITFDKSILPKNQPSFFTFYTFDPTSYIKLSKILKRDFDDIFIILKNRVDAEGSYKNIRRDKPFTRITFFNKWDIVFEDENLLSINANELLASRIYDFLPNVPVIAQNVGLGQGEIMEVLVPFGSSYVYRHIGTIIQNQWRIVGLYRSNKLILPTPSLMIKPNDVLLLVGKPSVLESVFKEIKQELGQFPAPFGENLYLYIDMQEESKECILNCLEQVTYFHRRIKGKRLIIRINNPTDIKLLEKIKSLDNENIETIIDYNYDQPESIIKIDILKYNIGLIICGYDIFSKKMYKEIFFSIKKPVLQLSQTSLMHLNKLVVILSEDKNMEIISTTVFDVASQLDLDIELLDYEPDGKSEKKSFILNHYENLSNIFSKKMKVIQGQKNPIRELATQKDFLQVVPFTKKIISNRIFSIFSTDFEKLYFKLSDNPQLFVPSDIE, encoded by the coding sequence ATGAAAAATATATTAATTCTTGCTGATGGAATTGTAGCAAAACATTTTTTACATCGTATAAGTAAAACATTTATTAGTACCAACTCTTATACAGTTATTACATTTGATAAAAGCATTTTGCCAAAAAATCAGCCTTCATTTTTTACATTTTATACTTTTGATCCTACCAGTTATATAAAATTGTCAAAAATTTTAAAACGAGATTTTGATGATATTTTTATTATTTTGAAAAATAGAGTTGATGCAGAGGGATCATATAAGAATATAAGAAGAGATAAACCTTTTACAAGAATAACCTTTTTTAATAAATGGGATATAGTTTTTGAAGATGAAAACCTTTTAAGTATTAATGCAAATGAACTGCTTGCAAGCCGTATTTATGACTTTTTGCCAAATGTTCCTGTTATTGCGCAAAATGTTGGTTTGGGTCAAGGTGAGATAATGGAAGTTCTTGTTCCATTTGGTAGTTCATATGTGTATCGACATATTGGTACTATCATACAAAATCAGTGGCGTATAGTAGGTTTGTATCGCTCTAACAAATTGATACTTCCAACACCATCTTTAATGATTAAACCTAATGATGTACTTCTTTTGGTTGGAAAACCTTCTGTATTGGAGTCAGTTTTTAAAGAGATTAAGCAAGAGTTGGGACAGTTTCCTGCTCCATTTGGAGAAAATTTATATCTCTATATTGATATGCAAGAAGAGAGTAAAGAGTGTATTTTAAACTGCTTAGAGCAAGTTACTTATTTTCATAGGCGTATAAAAGGAAAGCGACTTATTATTCGTATTAATAATCCAACAGATATAAAACTTCTTGAAAAAATCAAATCTTTAGATAATGAAAATATTGAAACAATTATTGACTACAACTATGATCAACCTGAAAGTATAATAAAAATAGATATTTTAAAATATAATATTGGACTTATCATTTGCGGATATGATATTTTTAGTAAAAAAATGTATAAAGAGATTTTTTTCTCTATTAAAAAGCCTGTTTTGCAGTTAAGTCAAACCTCTTTAATGCATTTAAATAAATTAGTTGTAATTCTTTCTGAAGATAAAAATATGGAGATTATCTCTACTACAGTATTTGATGTTGCATCACAGCTTGATTTAGATATTGAACTGCTAGATTATGAACCTGATGGCAAGTCTGAGAAAAAAAGTTTTATACTTAACCATTATGAGAATCTTTCAAACATATTTTCAAAAAAGATGAAAGTTATACAGGGACAAAAAAATCCTATAAGAGAGTTGGCAACACAAAAAGATTTTTTACAAGTAGTACCTTTCACAAAAAAAATTATAAGCAATCGTATATTCTCAATTTTTAGTACAGATTTTGAGAAGCTATATTTTAAACTTTCAGATAATCCACAACTATTCGTTCCTAGTGATATTGAGTAG
- the tgt gene encoding tRNA guanosine(34) transglycosylase Tgt yields MKFNLDAIDGNARACTIQTAHSTIQTPIFMPVGTSAVVKALDTNDMREILDTQIILANTYHLYLRPGDETVNKLGKLHGFTKYDRSFLTDSGGFQAFSLSDISKADEKGIMFRSHIDGSKHYFTPSKVLDIQYNLGSDIMMILDDLVALPATKERLTLSIDRTTRWAKESITYHREKQSDGIGVNQNIFAIIQGGIDKEFRKISAESLCAMDFDGFAIGGLSVGEENQAMYDTVEFTTPFMPKDKPRYLMGVGTPEDLVENIERGIDMFDCVMPTRNARNGTLFTTFGKINIKSARFKLDDTPIDPACDCYTCKRYSRAYLNHLYRAKELTYFRLASLHNLHYYLNLVKEAREAILKGEFQAFKREFYNRRN; encoded by the coding sequence ATGAAATTCAACCTTGATGCCATTGATGGAAATGCACGCGCCTGTACAATTCAAACTGCTCACAGTACCATTCAAACCCCTATTTTTATGCCTGTTGGAACCAGTGCAGTAGTTAAAGCTCTTGATACAAATGATATGCGAGAAATACTTGATACTCAGATCATCTTAGCTAACACATATCATCTTTATTTAAGACCAGGAGATGAGACAGTAAACAAACTTGGAAAACTTCACGGTTTTACAAAGTATGATCGCAGTTTTTTGACAGACAGTGGAGGCTTTCAAGCTTTCAGTCTCAGCGACATAAGCAAAGCAGATGAAAAAGGAATTATGTTTCGAAGCCATATTGATGGTAGTAAACACTACTTTACCCCTTCCAAAGTACTAGACATTCAGTACAATCTTGGAAGCGATATTATGATGATTCTTGATGACCTTGTAGCACTTCCCGCAACTAAAGAGCGTTTAACACTATCGATTGACAGAACTACACGCTGGGCGAAAGAGTCGATAACATACCATAGAGAAAAACAGTCAGATGGAATTGGTGTAAACCAAAATATTTTTGCCATCATACAAGGTGGTATAGATAAAGAGTTTCGAAAAATATCTGCTGAATCACTTTGTGCTATGGATTTTGACGGTTTTGCCATAGGAGGTCTTAGCGTAGGTGAAGAGAATCAGGCAATGTATGATACTGTTGAATTTACAACACCTTTTATGCCAAAGGATAAACCTCGCTACCTTATGGGGGTAGGAACACCGGAAGACTTAGTGGAAAATATTGAACGAGGCATTGATATGTTTGACTGTGTTATGCCTACAAGAAATGCCAGAAATGGAACTTTGTTTACAACTTTTGGAAAAATAAACATTAAATCAGCCCGTTTCAAACTTGATGATACACCAATTGATCCTGCTTGTGACTGCTATACCTGTAAACGATACAGCAGAGCCTACTTAAACCATCTATATAGAGCAAAAGAGCTTACCTATTTTAGACTTGCATCACTGCATAACTTGCACTACTACTTAAACTTAGTCAAAGAGGCTCGTGAAGCTATTTTAAAAGGTGAGTTTCAGGCATTCAAAAGAGAGTTTTATAATAGGAGAAATTGA
- a CDS encoding type II toxin-antitoxin system RelB/DinJ family antitoxin yields MKIQTSVRVEERFYKEAKKVFDSFDLSFTDAVNIFLAKVAMEKKIPFELALPKDVEVIDKNDPDYKLIEQTRGEETIPLDEFMKL; encoded by the coding sequence ATGAAAATACAAACAAGTGTAAGAGTAGAAGAGAGATTTTATAAAGAGGCTAAAAAAGTTTTTGACAGTTTTGATCTATCTTTTACAGATGCAGTAAATATCTTTTTAGCCAAAGTTGCAATGGAAAAAAAGATACCATTTGAACTAGCACTACCTAAAGATGTTGAAGTCATTGATAAAAATGATCCAGACTATAAACTTATTGAACAAACCAGAGGTGAAGAGACTATACCATTAGATGAATTTATGAAATTATGA
- a CDS encoding type II toxin-antitoxin system RelE family toxin, translating into MRIVVRKSAAKDIQKIAEPHKTKIKLQIQELQNFPNISNIKKLKNHQPAFRLRVGDYRVLFDVEDGLIIVARIKHRKEAY; encoded by the coding sequence ATGAGAATAGTAGTTAGAAAAAGTGCAGCAAAAGATATTCAAAAAATTGCTGAACCACATAAAACAAAAATAAAACTACAAATTCAAGAGCTACAAAATTTTCCAAATATCTCAAATATTAAAAAGTTAAAAAATCATCAGCCTGCATTTAGACTAAGAGTTGGAGATTATAGAGTTTTATTTGATGTTGAAGATGGTCTGATTATTGTAGCTAGAATTAAACATAGAAAAGAAGCATATTAA
- a CDS encoding pyridoxine 5'-phosphate synthase has translation MKLGVNIDHIAVLREARKINDPDPVEALGIVKRAGADQITIHLREDRRHIHDEDAKRIVEQSSLPVNLECSIDKDIIEIICDLKPHRATLVPERREEVTTEGGLDIISYADRTQEAIEKLHKNEIEVSLFIDPDIEIIKQASNMKVEWIELHTGTYANIYAMLYSNLSHTHHSIKELELSRRELHTKLQESIKLLKDAADYAKSLGLKVAAGHGLNYQNVESIVEIESIEELNIGQSIIARSVFTGLEAAVREMKDILR, from the coding sequence GTGAAACTTGGAGTAAACATAGATCATATAGCAGTTCTGCGAGAAGCTAGAAAAATTAATGATCCTGATCCTGTTGAAGCTCTTGGTATTGTTAAACGTGCAGGAGCAGATCAAATTACCATACATCTAAGAGAAGATAGAAGACATATACACGATGAAGATGCCAAACGTATAGTAGAGCAAAGTAGTTTACCTGTAAATCTTGAATGCTCTATAGATAAAGATATAATCGAAATTATCTGCGACCTAAAACCTCACCGTGCAACGCTTGTGCCGGAGCGTCGTGAAGAGGTTACTACTGAAGGTGGTCTTGATATTATCTCATATGCCGATCGTACACAAGAGGCTATTGAAAAACTTCATAAAAATGAAATTGAAGTTTCACTTTTTATTGATCCAGATATAGAGATAATCAAACAAGCCTCAAATATGAAAGTAGAATGGATAGAGTTGCATACAGGAACATACGCAAATATATATGCTATGCTCTACTCAAATCTATCTCATACTCATCACTCTATTAAAGAGCTTGAACTCTCTCGCAGGGAGTTACATACAAAACTTCAAGAGAGCATTAAACTACTAAAAGATGCGGCTGATTATGCTAAGTCTCTAGGCTTAAAAGTTGCCGCTGGACACGGACTAAACTACCAAAATGTTGAATCAATAGTTGAAATAGAGTCTATTGAAGAGCTTAATATTGGTCAAAGCATAATTGCAAGAAGTGTTTTTACAGGACTTGAAGCTGCAGTAAGAGAGATGAAGGATATATTAAGGTGA